One Lentimicrobiaceae bacterium genomic window, TATGGATTTAAAATTACCAATGTTCAGCAAGGAAGCGGGTTATCCATTAACTACCTTAGTTCTGATATTGAAGTGGAACGAGTTGAAATCAGCAACATAGCCTTTTCCGGTATTGTTGTAAAAACCGACCCTGATTGTTCCTTCACCTCACTAAGAGATAAATTTACATTGTACAATACTTTTATCCACGATAATTACATTCACGATACGGGAAATGAAGGCATGTATATCGGAAGTTCTTTTTACAGAGGATATACTTTGCATTGTAATGGAATAGATACTACCGTATTGCCTCATATTCTTTCGGGTGTAAAAATTTACAATAACCGGATTGAACGCACTGGCTGGGACGCCATCCAGGTGGGATCAGCCTCCGCAAACTGCAAAATCTACAATAATTACGTATCAAACGACAGCTATGCCGGGTACCCGGATCAAATGAGCGGAATTTTAATTGGTGGAGGAAGTAAATGCGATTGTTATAATAATATAATAGTAAATGGTAAAGGCGATGGAATTGAAGTTTTGGGGTTGGGAGACTTTAAAATATTCAATAATCTCATAATAAACGCAGGGCGTTCGTATTACCCCAACAATCCACCAACAGAACATCCTAAACACGGAATTTTTTGCAAGGATATAGTTACCACACAGGGAAAAGGCTACGGATTTTTCAATAATACCATTGTAAACCCCAAGACACACGGAATTTTATTCAAAAATGCAGTGAGTAGTGGAAATAAAATGTACAATAACATAGTTGTCAATCCTGGAGCTTTAGCGTTCAAAGTCAATTCTGCATACATTAAATTAGATGTTCCTAACGGAATGGTTGATACATCTCACAATTTTTTTTCGCCTTCATCCTATTCATTTTGCTTTGATGACACACTTACAAACAATTACGACCTGCAAATTGCATCACCACTTATTAATAAAGGACTTAACATAACCAACGAAGGTGTAACTTTTGATTTATTAAACCGGCAGCGGCCATTTGGAACGGCTTTCGATGCCGGAGCATATGAATGTTGGAAAAACGGAGCTGGCACCTTAGAACAGATAGGGAACGGCATTGTAAAAATGTTTCCCAACCCAGCAAGCGATTATTTATTTGTCAGCTACACTATTACTACAACTATCCCAATACGAATATATATTGTGGACACATTTGGAAAGGTTGTACGGGAAATAACACATAAAAAACCGCTCAATGGAAGCTATCAGGATGTATTTTCTTTACGAAATTTACCTTGCGGAACCTATTTTTTAGTACTTTCGACTTCGAAAGAAATCATTTCCAGAAAAACTATAGTTAAAAACTAAACTTAACTGATTATGAAAAATTTATTAAAAAAAATTATTCCTTATATATTGGGTGTAAAAATAAGAGGTCTTTACCAAAAAATATTAAAGTTTTATTATTCAGGAGACACGCTTTATTGCCCCTTTTGCCAAAATTCTTTTCGCAAACTGTTACCCGGAGGTTTCAATCTTCCGGTGATAAATGAAAAAAAAATAATCGGTGCAGGATACAGGGAAAATAATATTTGTCCGCGTTGCTATTCTACCGATCGCGACAGGTTGATTTATCTTTATTTAAAAGAAAAAACCAATATTTTCACTCAAAATATCAAACTATTACACATTGCTCCCGAAGGTAGTATAAAATCACTCATCCAGCAATATCCCAATATTACTTACAGTCAGGGTGATAAATTTGAAAACGGGTATCGTGGTTATTACTATGACAGAAAGGTAAACCAGATGGACATTACCCAAATTCCTTTTCCTGACGACACTTTTGATGTAATTATTTGCAACCATGTTTTGGAGCACATTGAAAACGATAAAAAAGCGATGGAGGAGCTATACAGAGTATTGAAACCCAACGGATGGGCAATCATACAGGTACCTATTTCCCAAACCCTCGCAAATACGTTTGAAGCCGAAGCCAATTCACCGGAAGAAAGAGAACGGTTATTCGGACAATTTGACCATGTAAGAATTTACGGACAGGATTATCCAAGTTTACTTGAAAATGTAGGGTTTGCTGTTAGTATACATAATCCCGTTCGCGACGGATGGAACATTAACCACGACTACTATGCCATAAATACATTGGAAAATATTTATGTAGCATATAAATAAAAAAACATTTTTTATGCCACAATATATTTATATAGTACTTTTTATTGTTTTTTTAACTCTTTCTGTGGTCATGATTTTTCTATATTACAAAACAAAAAAATACCAACGTGTATTGCTTAATAAACAAGAATCAGAAATTAATAAATTTAAACAACAATTTCAGCGATTTAACCAGGAACTCGAAAACAGGGTTACCGAACGTACCCGACAATTAGAGGAAGTTGTTAATAAAAGTAAAAAATTAGAGGTAGAATTAAAAAAAGCTTTAAAACGCACGGAAGATGCCAATTATCTAAAAAATGCTTTTCTATCCAATATGAGCCACGAGATTCGTACCCCCCTCAACGGTATTATAGGGTTCGCCAGTTTACTCGAATCCGAGCTATCAATCAATGAAAATGTTGAGTTATTCGATTATGCAAATGG contains:
- a CDS encoding right-handed parallel beta-helix repeat-containing protein, producing the protein MKHKIYLIVILFFIPTIISFAQCKGCKYFVHPDSVAIVSIEGDLMPNLLPGDTICLNPGKYFQLYIHKIKGSAEKPIIIKNYNGEVIIENNSNFGITFSDCAYIKFTGSGKSDLYYGFKITNVQQGSGLSINYLSSDIEVERVEISNIAFSGIVVKTDPDCSFTSLRDKFTLYNTFIHDNYIHDTGNEGMYIGSSFYRGYTLHCNGIDTTVLPHILSGVKIYNNRIERTGWDAIQVGSASANCKIYNNYVSNDSYAGYPDQMSGILIGGGSKCDCYNNIIVNGKGDGIEVLGLGDFKIFNNLIINAGRSYYPNNPPTEHPKHGIFCKDIVTTQGKGYGFFNNTIVNPKTHGILFKNAVSSGNKMYNNIVVNPGALAFKVNSAYIKLDVPNGMVDTSHNFFSPSSYSFCFDDTLTNNYDLQIASPLINKGLNITNEGVTFDLLNRQRPFGTAFDAGAYECWKNGAGTLEQIGNGIVKMFPNPASDYLFVSYTITTTIPIRIYIVDTFGKVVREITHKKPLNGSYQDVFSLRNLPCGTYFLVLSTSKEIISRKTIVKN
- a CDS encoding methyltransferase domain-containing protein, which produces MKNLLKKIIPYILGVKIRGLYQKILKFYYSGDTLYCPFCQNSFRKLLPGGFNLPVINEKKIIGAGYRENNICPRCYSTDRDRLIYLYLKEKTNIFTQNIKLLHIAPEGSIKSLIQQYPNITYSQGDKFENGYRGYYYDRKVNQMDITQIPFPDDTFDVIICNHVLEHIENDKKAMEELYRVLKPNGWAIIQVPISQTLANTFEAEANSPEERERLFGQFDHVRIYGQDYPSLLENVGFAVSIHNPVRDGWNINHDYYAINTLENIYVAYK